Proteins found in one Seonamhaeicola sp. S2-3 genomic segment:
- a CDS encoding pitrilysin family protein has protein sequence MKKLSALFLLLSINLFAQNLSAPIPVDKTIKKGVLPNGLTYYIKSTDVVKNAASYYIIQNVGSILENDNQQGLAHFLEHMAFNGTENFEGKGILNTFQEKGLVFGRDINAYTSFDETVYNINNVPTSPELIDKGLLVLHDWCNYLLLTDEEIDAERGVIKEEWRTHQNGQMRLFETSLPITFNHSKYANRLPIGLMSIVENFEYKALRDFYHDWYRTDLQAIAIVGDIDVNEIETKIKKLFSKIPAVENPRERFIVEIPENKDMLYSLGMDKEVSTAMINFGIRHKKSLKDQTVEDLKNTLLESMVTNMLSARISEVAQKPDAHFLGAGLRYSALTRANNVFSIRISPKPGEQQQAFSEVLTEVYRAVKFGFTPSEINRTIKKFSNQYENQIAKKDDQKHGTLINIIKNNYLNNITISDIEKEYEIAKELFNSFTPETLHNTIKRLYTKENRFLNVTGVEGQNNLTEEQAHNIINAVENNPNLTPYTEAFEGKTLISGLSINKGSIVNTEKNETLSSTTYTLSNGIKVHYKFANKQKNTVAFNAISHGGYSLIKDEDLPSANLVGNLISMSGLGEFSATELSKVLAGKSASMSPSISETTENLKGSSTTKDVETMLQLAHLYFVKPRFDEQAFQVLQGGINNFLIKRSKDIGEQIKDSITTTLYGNNNPRKRIFNQDFAKDIDFNKIKSVYLDRFANPADFEFFIVGDVKADQLEPLLSKYIASLQTTKDTESFKDVSQPWASNNVDEDIYLPMEDPKTNVNMAFKITNDYTVKNSYVTRALGAIMQLRLTETLREEEGGVYSPRARAFLTKEPKVLSYLSVNFDCNPDLAEKLISIVHNELSKITAGNIKQEDLNKTLTSYKKSREQSKSNNNYDMALLTTFYRDGYNMNNPKNFEDIVNNITTQDIQALAKKLQSNGKSYEIVFKPNNNL, from the coding sequence ATGAAAAAATTATCAGCTTTATTCCTACTGTTAAGCATAAACCTTTTTGCTCAAAATTTATCTGCTCCAATACCAGTAGACAAAACCATAAAAAAAGGCGTGTTACCTAACGGATTAACATACTATATAAAAAGTACAGATGTTGTAAAAAACGCTGCTAGTTATTATATAATTCAAAATGTAGGATCAATCTTAGAAAACGACAACCAACAAGGATTGGCTCATTTTTTAGAACACATGGCTTTTAATGGTACCGAAAATTTTGAAGGAAAAGGCATTTTAAATACGTTTCAAGAAAAAGGGTTAGTTTTTGGTAGAGATATAAATGCATACACAAGTTTTGATGAAACTGTTTATAATATTAATAATGTACCAACATCACCAGAATTAATAGATAAAGGCTTACTAGTATTACATGATTGGTGTAATTATTTGCTATTAACTGATGAAGAAATTGATGCTGAAAGAGGCGTAATTAAAGAAGAATGGCGTACACACCAAAACGGACAAATGCGCTTATTTGAAACATCATTACCAATAACTTTTAATCATTCAAAATATGCCAACAGATTACCTATTGGCTTAATGAGTATTGTTGAAAATTTTGAGTACAAAGCACTACGCGATTTTTATCATGATTGGTATAGAACAGATTTACAAGCTATAGCTATAGTAGGCGATATTGATGTTAATGAAATTGAAACAAAAATTAAAAAGCTTTTTTCTAAAATACCAGCAGTAGAAAACCCAAGAGAACGTTTTATTGTTGAAATACCAGAAAACAAAGACATGTTATATAGCTTAGGTATGGATAAAGAAGTCTCTACAGCTATGATAAATTTTGGTATTCGTCATAAAAAATCTTTAAAAGATCAAACTGTTGAAGATTTAAAGAACACTTTATTAGAGTCTATGGTTACTAATATGCTATCTGCAAGAATAAGTGAAGTAGCACAAAAACCAGATGCTCATTTTTTAGGAGCTGGTTTAAGATATAGTGCTCTAACAAGAGCTAATAATGTTTTTAGTATTAGAATAAGCCCTAAACCAGGAGAACAACAACAAGCATTCTCTGAGGTATTAACAGAAGTTTATAGAGCCGTTAAATTTGGTTTTACACCTTCAGAAATTAACAGAACTATTAAAAAGTTTTCAAACCAATATGAAAACCAAATAGCTAAAAAAGACGATCAAAAACATGGTACTTTAATTAACATAATAAAAAACAATTACTTAAATAACATAACCATTTCTGACATTGAAAAAGAATATGAAATAGCTAAAGAACTATTTAACTCTTTTACACCAGAAACACTACATAACACCATTAAAAGGCTTTACACTAAAGAGAATAGGTTTTTAAATGTCACAGGTGTTGAAGGGCAAAATAACTTAACCGAAGAACAAGCCCATAATATTATTAATGCAGTTGAAAACAACCCAAATCTTACACCTTACACAGAAGCATTTGAAGGTAAAACTTTAATCTCTGGGTTAAGTATAAACAAAGGAAGCATAGTAAATACAGAAAAAAATGAAACTCTTAGTTCAACAACCTACACTTTAAGTAATGGTATTAAAGTACATTATAAATTTGCCAACAAGCAAAAAAACACAGTTGCTTTTAACGCTATAAGTCATGGAGGATATTCATTAATAAAAGATGAAGATTTACCATCTGCTAACCTAGTGGGCAATTTAATATCAATGTCTGGATTAGGAGAATTTTCAGCAACAGAACTATCTAAAGTTTTAGCAGGAAAGTCAGCTTCAATGTCGCCAAGTATAAGTGAAACAACAGAAAACCTTAAAGGATCTTCAACTACTAAAGATGTAGAAACCATGTTGCAGTTAGCACACTTATACTTTGTTAAACCTCGTTTTGATGAACAAGCATTTCAAGTATTGCAAGGTGGCATTAATAATTTCTTAATTAAAAGAAGCAAAGATATTGGTGAGCAAATAAAAGACAGTATAACAACAACCTTATATGGCAATAATAATCCTAGAAAAAGAATTTTTAATCAAGATTTTGCAAAAGATATTGATTTTAACAAAATAAAATCTGTGTATTTAGACAGATTTGCTAATCCAGCAGATTTTGAATTCTTTATTGTAGGTGATGTAAAAGCAGATCAACTAGAGCCTTTACTGTCAAAATATATAGCTAGTTTACAAACTACAAAAGATACAGAATCATTTAAAGATGTATCGCAACCATGGGCAAGCAACAACGTAGATGAAGACATATACCTTCCTATGGAAGACCCTAAAACCAATGTTAACATGGCATTTAAAATAACTAATGATTACACTGTTAAAAACAGCTATGTAACCAGAGCATTAGGTGCTATTATGCAATTAAGGTTAACAGAAACATTGCGTGAAGAAGAAGGTGGTGTTTACAGCCCAAGAGCTCGAGCTTTCTTAACCAAAGAACCTAAAGTTTTATCTTATCTATCCGTTAATTTTGATTGTAATCCAGATTTAGCAGAAAAACTTATAAGTATTGTTCATAACGAATTATCTAAAATAACAGCAGGAAATATTAAACAAGAAGATTTAAATAAAACCCTAACCAGTTATAAAAAATCTAGAGAACAATCTAAAAGTAATAACAATTATGATATGGCTTTATTAACAACGTTTTATAGAGACGGATATAACATGAACAACCCTAAAAACTTTGAAGATATTGTAAATAATATAACCACACAAGATATTCAGGCTTTAGCTAAAAAACTTCAAAGTAACGGGAAATCTTATGAAATAGTATTTAAACCCAACAACAATTTATAA
- a CDS encoding thioredoxin-like domain-containing protein produces the protein MSISLDKPKNHKKWKTMIKKEKLKGIQLLADNDFQSEFVKDYVIKGIPWFILLDPNGVIIDANAPRPSNDKLIEIFNTLKL, from the coding sequence GTGAGTATATCACTAGATAAACCCAAAAATCATAAAAAATGGAAGACTATGATTAAAAAAGAAAAACTTAAAGGTATTCAGTTATTAGCTGATAATGATTTTCAGTCAGAATTTGTAAAAGACTATGTCATTAAAGGCATTCCTTGGTTTATTCTTCTAGATCCTAATGGAGTAATTATTGATGCAAATGCCCCAAGACCATCTAATGACAAACTGATAGAAATTTTTAACACACTTAAACTTTAA
- a CDS encoding deoxynucleoside kinase: MHIAIAGNIGAGKTTLTKLLAKHYKWEAQLEDVVDNPYLDDFYNQMERWSFNLQVYFLNSRFRQVLQIRQSGKDIIQDRTIYEDAHIFAPNLHAMGLMTNRDFENYSSLFELMESLVQGPDLLIYLRSSIPNLVKQIHKRGRDYENTISIDYLSRLNERYEAWIHGYNKGNLVIIDVDNLDFVDNPEDLGNIINTIDAEIHGLF; the protein is encoded by the coding sequence ATGCATATTGCGATTGCCGGAAATATTGGCGCTGGAAAAACAACCCTAACTAAACTGCTAGCAAAACATTATAAGTGGGAAGCCCAATTGGAAGATGTTGTAGACAACCCATACCTAGACGATTTTTACAACCAAATGGAGCGTTGGAGCTTTAATTTACAGGTGTATTTTTTGAATAGCAGATTTCGTCAGGTACTACAAATTAGGCAAAGTGGCAAAGACATTATTCAAGATAGAACCATTTATGAAGATGCTCATATTTTTGCCCCTAACCTACATGCTATGGGTTTAATGACCAATCGTGATTTTGAAAACTACTCTTCACTTTTTGAATTAATGGAATCATTAGTTCAAGGTCCAGACCTTTTAATTTACTTAAGAAGTTCTATACCAAACTTAGTAAAACAAATTCATAAACGTGGACGCGATTATGAAAATACTATTAGCATTGATTATTTAAGTAGATTGAACGAGCGGTATGAAGCTTGGATACATGGCTATAACAAAGGAAACTTAGTCATTATTGATGTTGATAATTTAGACTTTGTAGATAACCCCGAAGATTTAGGGAATATTATAAATACCATTGATGCTGAAATTCACGGGTTGTTTTAA
- a CDS encoding GLPGLI family protein — translation MKANYTKLIFLALLFITASVSQAQNFQGKAFYMSKTSVDVDNFGRPDMPEDRKKQMQERLKSMFEKNYELTFNQTESIYKEEETLETPGQGGGGGRGFSMMSSSFTGGPLYKNIKTKDLLQEQEFFGKQFLVKDELPVYEWKMTGETKKIGQYTCFQATATIQSKAVGFEDFRPPKRDGEESEETESEIGALKEINIVAWYTMQIPINQGPGEYWGLPGLILEVNAGKTTILCSKIVMNPEEKTTIKVPKKGKEVSKEEYNEIVKKKTEELRNNFRNRRGGPGGGRR, via the coding sequence ATGAAGGCTAATTATACAAAACTTATTTTTTTAGCATTATTATTTATAACCGCTAGTGTTTCTCAAGCACAAAACTTTCAGGGTAAAGCATTTTACATGTCTAAAACATCTGTAGATGTAGATAATTTTGGCAGACCAGATATGCCTGAAGACAGAAAAAAACAAATGCAAGAGCGATTAAAAAGTATGTTTGAAAAAAATTATGAACTTACCTTTAATCAAACAGAATCTATTTATAAAGAAGAAGAAACATTAGAAACACCAGGACAAGGTGGTGGAGGTGGACGTGGATTTAGTATGATGAGTAGTAGCTTTACTGGAGGGCCTCTTTATAAAAATATAAAAACAAAAGATTTGTTACAAGAGCAAGAATTTTTTGGTAAACAATTTTTAGTTAAAGATGAATTGCCTGTTTATGAATGGAAAATGACAGGTGAAACTAAAAAAATTGGCCAATATACTTGCTTTCAAGCAACAGCAACTATTCAGTCTAAAGCAGTAGGTTTTGAAGATTTTAGACCACCTAAAAGAGATGGAGAAGAATCGGAAGAAACCGAAAGTGAAATAGGAGCTCTTAAAGAAATTAATATAGTAGCGTGGTATACTATGCAAATTCCTATAAACCAAGGACCAGGAGAATACTGGGGGTTACCAGGTTTAATTTTAGAAGTTAATGCCGGTAAAACAACTATTTTATGTTCAAAAATAGTTATGAACCCAGAAGAAAAAACTACAATTAAAGTGCCTAAAAAAGGTAAAGAGGTAAGTAAAGAAGAATACAACGAGATAGTAAAGAAAAAAACTGAAGAACTTAGAAATAACTTCAGAAACAGAAGAGGTGGTCCTGGTGGGGGTAGAAGATAA
- a CDS encoding TonB-dependent receptor: MKFKISLMLVFVTSLASYAQVKLEGVVKDSIGSPLELANVVAINQETKVLDAYGITSPDGRYRLSLNPNSTYKVQISYIGMKTGEKLIETKESNLVEDFILQNDNALDAIKLVYEMPVTVKGDTIVYNADSFKNGSERKLEDVLEKLPGVEINDSGQIEVEGTVVQKVTVNGKDFFDGDSKLATENIPSNAVDKIEVLRNFSEVSQLKSVENNENNYAINVKLKEGKENFWFGDVKVGAGAAPSPNDALYLVQPKLFYYNPKYSINLISDLNNIGEPALTNREVRNFGGGFRAPSRDSGTSLNLGDNGLSGLTSVSNSQKVEAKLAATNFSYSPNKVLDLSGFLIFNSTRLSTRQESFIRYTDPDLGIPDEETVNTGKESSDQGLVKLSASYKPNINNQVDYDVLASLSKDSEAQTELSSVIGSTNQLEEATPFSVTQNLKYYYTLDENNIFALEALHVLKDEDPFYDAYLNNDPTNNGTDDEDAYDETAEQLGLDRSLDYYNLGQDERVKSNQLDAKFDYYNILNSKSNINLTLGTIFSRQDFNSNIFQFLEDDETLDATPTIVDEEGDLLTAANDTRYNFSDVYLGARYNLRLGIFTFRPGISLHAYGNQNIQFGEKYEDNFFRILPEFEMRVQFKKSESLQFNYKMSNQFTDVTNIARGLVLNSFDNLSYGNPELQNGLSHNLTLRYRSFNLFNYTNVFATINYSKNIDQIRSIANFENVISTSTYFNSQFADESLSASGRWQRTFGKIRTGLSANLNYSLKNQFIEDRQSESKSFSQTYRPEIRTNFNEAPNIRLRYTYSVTNTDQGTRNTKIIRNAPSISFDAYIWDSLTFVTDYAYTNQDVDGESESYQSWDARLAYRKNQDSKWEFEVKASNLLNIDANINNNVGTFAVSNSSTFILPRFVTFRVIYSL, translated from the coding sequence ATGAAATTTAAAATATCATTAATGCTTGTTTTCGTAACAAGTCTGGCATCTTATGCGCAAGTAAAATTAGAAGGTGTAGTAAAAGATAGTATTGGTAGTCCATTAGAACTAGCCAATGTTGTAGCTATAAATCAAGAAACAAAAGTTTTAGATGCCTATGGTATTACAAGTCCAGATGGGAGATATAGACTTAGTTTAAATCCAAATTCTACCTATAAAGTACAAATAAGCTATATAGGAATGAAAACAGGAGAAAAACTTATAGAAACCAAAGAAAGTAACCTTGTAGAAGATTTTATTTTACAAAACGACAATGCCCTAGATGCTATAAAACTGGTTTATGAAATGCCCGTAACAGTAAAAGGAGATACTATAGTTTATAATGCAGATTCATTTAAAAATGGTTCAGAACGAAAGCTAGAAGATGTCCTTGAAAAACTACCTGGAGTAGAAATTAATGATAGCGGACAAATTGAAGTGGAAGGTACCGTGGTGCAAAAAGTAACCGTTAACGGAAAAGATTTCTTTGATGGCGATTCTAAATTAGCTACAGAAAATATACCTTCTAATGCCGTAGATAAGATAGAAGTTTTACGTAATTTTTCTGAAGTAAGCCAGCTAAAAAGCGTAGAGAATAATGAAAATAATTACGCCATTAATGTGAAACTTAAAGAAGGCAAGGAAAATTTTTGGTTTGGCGATGTTAAAGTGGGTGCGGGTGCAGCACCTTCCCCAAATGATGCTTTATATCTAGTACAGCCAAAGTTGTTTTATTATAATCCAAAATACAGTATAAACCTTATTAGTGACTTAAATAATATTGGAGAGCCTGCATTAACCAATAGAGAAGTACGTAATTTTGGAGGAGGGTTTAGAGCACCAAGTAGAGATAGTGGCACCAGTTTAAATCTAGGAGATAATGGGTTAAGTGGTTTAACAAGTGTTTCTAACTCACAAAAAGTAGAAGCAAAATTAGCAGCAACCAACTTTAGTTATTCACCTAATAAAGTGTTAGATTTAAGTGGATTCTTAATTTTTAATAGTACCCGCCTTAGCACAAGACAAGAAAGTTTTATAAGATACACAGACCCTGATTTAGGAATTCCAGATGAGGAAACCGTTAATACAGGTAAAGAATCTTCAGACCAAGGTTTAGTTAAACTTAGCGCTTCTTATAAACCAAATATTAATAATCAAGTAGATTATGATGTTTTAGCTAGTCTTTCTAAAGACTCTGAAGCTCAAACCGAGTTGTCTTCGGTTATTGGTAGCACAAACCAATTAGAAGAGGCAACACCTTTTAGTGTTACTCAAAATTTAAAATATTATTACACGCTTGATGAAAATAATATTTTTGCTTTAGAAGCATTACATGTTTTAAAAGATGAAGACCCTTTTTATGATGCGTATTTAAATAATGATCCTACAAATAACGGAACTGATGATGAAGACGCCTATGATGAAACCGCAGAACAATTAGGGTTAGACCGTAGTTTAGATTACTACAATCTAGGGCAAGATGAGCGTGTTAAATCTAATCAATTAGATGCAAAATTTGATTATTATAATATTTTAAACTCAAAAAGTAATATAAATCTAACCTTAGGAACCATATTTAGTAGACAAGATTTTAACTCTAACATCTTTCAGTTTTTAGAAGATGATGAAACGCTTGATGCAACACCAACTATAGTAGATGAAGAAGGTGATTTGTTAACTGCTGCAAATGATACGCGTTACAATTTTAGTGATGTTTATCTTGGGGCTAGGTATAATTTGCGTTTAGGTATATTTACATTTAGACCCGGAATATCTTTGCATGCCTATGGCAACCAAAATATTCAGTTTGGAGAAAAATATGAAGATAACTTTTTTAGAATTTTACCAGAATTTGAAATGCGTGTTCAATTTAAAAAATCAGAGAGCCTTCAGTTTAACTATAAAATGAGTAATCAATTTACAGATGTAACCAATATTGCTAGAGGATTGGTTTTAAATAGTTTTGATAATTTGTCTTATGGTAACCCAGAATTACAAAACGGATTGTCTCATAATTTAACATTACGATACAGAAGTTTTAATCTGTTTAACTATACCAATGTTTTTGCAACTATTAATTACTCTAAAAATATAGACCAAATCCGTTCTATAGCTAATTTTGAAAATGTAATTAGCACCAGTACCTATTTTAATTCGCAATTTGCAGATGAGTCTCTTTCTGCTTCTGGGCGTTGGCAACGTACTTTTGGAAAAATAAGAACCGGACTTAGCGCTAATCTTAATTACAGTTTAAAGAATCAATTTATTGAAGATAGACAATCTGAAAGTAAGAGCTTTTCTCAAACTTACAGACCAGAAATTAGAACTAATTTTAATGAAGCACCAAATATTAGATTAAGGTATACCTATTCTGTAACCAATACAGATCAGGGTACGCGAAACACAAAAATTATAAGAAACGCACCATCAATTAGTTTTGATGCCTATATATGGGATTCTTTAACTTTTGTAACAGATTATGCGTATACCAATCAAGATGTTGATGGCGAGTCAGAATCATATCAATCTTGGGATGCCCGTTTAGCTTACAGAAAAAATCAAGATTCTAAATGGGAGTTTGAAGTTAAAGCAAGCAACCTGTTAAATATTGATGCCAATATTAATAATAACGTTGGTACATTTGCAGTGTCTAACTCATCAACATTTATACTACCAAGATTTGTAACTTTTAGAGTTATTTATAGTTTGTAG
- a CDS encoding aromatic aminobenezylarsenical efflux permease ArsG family transporter translates to MEVLKSLLEQYNIPILSAFILGLMTAISPCPLATNITATAFISKSISSKQKVFFSGLLYSVGRGFSYTVIGLILFFGASKFHIAKFFNQNGEKYLGPILIIIGLIMLNVIKLNFLGKSSFQEKLSEKFKDKGLLGAFLIGVIFALAFCPYSGALYFGMLTPMTIASANGLYLPIIFAFGTGLPVILFTYLLAYTAGKVGVFYNKITQIEKVMRTIAGVVFIITGLYYISIFIGLLK, encoded by the coding sequence ATGGAGGTTTTAAAATCTCTTTTAGAGCAATACAACATTCCTATTTTATCGGCATTCATTCTTGGATTAATGACTGCTATTAGCCCCTGCCCTTTAGCAACAAATATAACGGCTACCGCTTTTATATCTAAAAGTATTTCTAGTAAACAAAAAGTATTTTTTAGTGGCTTACTCTATTCTGTTGGTAGAGGTTTTAGCTATACTGTCATTGGTTTAATTTTGTTTTTTGGAGCAAGCAAATTTCATATTGCTAAATTTTTTAATCAAAATGGAGAAAAGTATTTAGGCCCTATTTTAATTATTATTGGTTTAATTATGCTTAATGTAATAAAACTGAATTTTTTAGGAAAGTCTAGTTTTCAAGAAAAACTATCAGAAAAATTTAAAGACAAAGGACTATTAGGTGCTTTTTTAATAGGCGTTATTTTTGCCTTAGCTTTTTGCCCTTATAGTGGTGCTCTTTACTTTGGCATGTTAACACCAATGACCATTGCTTCTGCTAACGGACTTTACTTACCAATAATATTTGCTTTTGGTACGGGCTTACCAGTAATTCTTTTTACCTATTTGCTAGCCTACACTGCTGGTAAGGTGGGAGTATTTTACAATAAAATTACACAGATAGAAAAGGTTATGCGAACTATAGCTGGTGTTGTTTTTATAATAACAGGCTTATATTATATTTCAATTTTTATTGGGTTATTGAAATGA
- a CDS encoding nitrophenyl compound nitroreductase subunit ArsF family protein yields MKTFKFLTIISISLFLVSCNGQNKKEKESIDTSISKIEVLDFHSTHRCMTCNAIEANTRFTLNTYFSKELKDEKIIFKVINVDEKENEKIAEKFEASGTSLFINVIKDGKETKIDLTDFAFMNGNDQKTFSKGLKSRLETELKTL; encoded by the coding sequence ATGAAAACTTTTAAATTTTTAACCATCATTTCAATAAGCCTATTTTTAGTATCATGTAATGGGCAAAACAAAAAAGAAAAAGAATCTATTGACACATCTATTTCAAAAATTGAAGTATTAGATTTTCACTCTACACACAGATGTATGACTTGTAATGCTATTGAAGCCAACACAAGATTCACACTTAACACCTATTTTTCAAAAGAATTAAAAGACGAAAAAATCATCTTTAAAGTAATTAATGTTGATGAGAAAGAGAATGAAAAAATAGCCGAAAAATTTGAAGCTTCTGGAACTTCTTTATTTATAAATGTGATTAAAGACGGCAAAGAAACAAAAATTGACTTGACTGATTTTGCGTTTATGAATGGAAATGACCAAAAAACATTTTCAAAAGGGTTAAAATCAAGATTAGAAACTGAATTAAAAACACTGTAA
- a CDS encoding permease produces MFDWLQQFADWLIYSVFEIEAETHLGVALNFFVYDTIKILILLFVIVFIMGIVNTYFPVEKLKNYLNKKKLYGLEHLFASFFGALTPFCSCSSVPLFIGFVQGGIPLGVTFSYLITSPLVNEVAVAMFIGMFGVKATLIYVISGILLGTIGGWLLGKFNLEPLLSDWVKQIIENKMQNAEYEENKRTFYERLPEISQNAWDIVKGVLLYVIIGIAIGAAMHGYVPENFFNKYLGGGEWWTVPLAVILAVPMYANAAGIVPVIQVFVAKGVPLGTAIAFMMGTVGLSFPEATLLKKVMTLKLILIFFGVVTTAIIISGLLFNLIL; encoded by the coding sequence ATGTTTGATTGGTTACAACAATTTGCTGATTGGCTCATTTATTCTGTTTTTGAAATTGAAGCCGAAACACATTTAGGAGTAGCTTTAAACTTCTTTGTATATGATACTATAAAAATTCTCATTCTATTATTCGTTATTGTTTTTATAATGGGAATTGTAAACACTTATTTCCCTGTAGAAAAATTAAAAAACTATTTAAATAAAAAGAAACTTTACGGTTTAGAACATTTGTTTGCTTCGTTTTTTGGGGCTTTAACTCCCTTTTGTTCTTGCTCTTCAGTGCCTTTATTTATAGGGTTTGTACAGGGAGGCATTCCGTTAGGAGTTACCTTTTCATACTTAATAACCTCTCCTTTAGTAAATGAAGTAGCTGTAGCTATGTTTATAGGTATGTTTGGGGTAAAAGCAACTTTAATTTATGTTATTTCTGGAATTTTATTAGGTACTATTGGCGGGTGGTTGCTTGGTAAATTTAACTTAGAACCTCTGCTATCAGATTGGGTTAAACAAATCATTGAAAATAAAATGCAAAATGCAGAATACGAAGAAAACAAACGGACTTTTTATGAGCGTTTACCCGAAATATCTCAAAATGCATGGGACATTGTAAAAGGTGTGCTTCTTTATGTAATTATTGGTATAGCCATTGGTGCTGCCATGCATGGTTATGTGCCAGAAAACTTTTTTAATAAATATTTAGGTGGCGGTGAATGGTGGACAGTACCGCTTGCTGTAATACTAGCTGTACCAATGTATGCTAATGCTGCTGGTATTGTTCCTGTTATTCAAGTATTTGTAGCTAAAGGGGTTCCTTTAGGTACCGCTATTGCTTTTATGATGGGAACCGTTGGCCTTTCCTTTCCTGAAGCTACGCTACTTAAAAAGGTAATGACCTTAAAACTAATATTAATATTTTTTGGTGTAGTTACCACAGCTATTATCATTTCAGGATTATTATTCAACTTAATATTATAA
- a CDS encoding OsmC family protein encodes MDYTVKATSFPQEDAEIDIKTSKIAFGTTTKTADVLPNPAELFLGSFAACVLKNVARFAEMMKFQYQKAQIDVKATRLDKPPRMEHINYVLTIYSNDEKLNVRLLKKNIERFGTIYNTVKLACSISGSIKIIKHV; translated from the coding sequence ATGGACTATACTGTAAAGGCTACTTCCTTCCCTCAGGAAGATGCTGAAATTGATATAAAAACATCAAAAATAGCCTTTGGAACCACTACAAAAACAGCTGATGTATTACCTAATCCTGCCGAATTATTCTTAGGGTCTTTTGCAGCTTGTGTTCTTAAAAATGTAGCTCGATTTGCAGAAATGATGAAGTTTCAATATCAAAAAGCGCAAATTGATGTTAAAGCAACACGTTTAGATAAACCACCTAGAATGGAGCATATTAATTATGTCTTGACCATTTATAGTAATGATGAAAAACTAAATGTGCGGCTTTTGAAAAAAAACATTGAAAGATTTGGAACTATTTATAATACAGTAAAATTAGCCTGTTCAATATCTGGCTCTATAAAAATTATAAAACATGTTTGA
- a CDS encoding thioredoxin family protein, whose product MSKVIKILGTGCPKCKTMTGVVEDVVSENNIDATIEKVEDIMEIMKFNVMTTPALVIDDVITIKGRVPSKDEVLALLN is encoded by the coding sequence ATGAGTAAAGTAATTAAAATTTTAGGTACAGGATGCCCCAAATGTAAAACTATGACAGGCGTTGTAGAAGATGTTGTTTCTGAAAACAACATTGATGCTACTATTGAAAAAGTTGAAGATATTATGGAAATCATGAAATTTAACGTTATGACTACACCAGCTTTGGTTATTGATGATGTTATAACAATTAAAGGCAGAGTCCCCTCAAAAGATGAAGTTTTAGCCTTGTTAAATTAG
- a CDS encoding helix-turn-helix transcriptional regulator — MKRSLEPIEYKQDTEALAKFAKALGHPTRIAILKHLENQSCCFTGDLVDVFPLAQSTVSQHLKELKNAGLIQGELKPPKIKYCINQENWNKAKQLFQQFFD, encoded by the coding sequence TTGAAAAGAAGTTTAGAACCCATAGAATACAAACAGGATACCGAGGCACTCGCTAAATTTGCAAAAGCCTTAGGGCATCCTACACGTATTGCCATTTTAAAGCATCTTGAAAATCAGTCTTGTTGCTTTACAGGCGATTTGGTTGATGTTTTTCCTTTGGCACAATCTACGGTTTCTCAACATCTTAAAGAGTTAAAAAATGCAGGCTTAATTCAAGGCGAATTAAAACCCCCAAAAATAAAGTATTGCATTAATCAGGAAAACTGGAATAAAGCTAAACAGTTATTTCAGCAATTTTTTGATTAA